A genomic segment from Bacillus rossius redtenbacheri isolate Brsri chromosome 5, Brsri_v3, whole genome shotgun sequence encodes:
- the LOC134532152 gene encoding small ribosomal subunit protein uS14m has translation MASLLFRWSGYVVQNLQVFNLQVQPVRTKYADWKMIRDLKRRRTVKQYAVEKLRVNSLRKNDVLPYEIRELASQDIAAMPLNAHLTRTHKRCAVTSRARGLVHRWRLSRIVWRHLADYNKLSGVQRAMW, from the exons ATGGCGTCTTTGTTATTTAGGTGGAGCGGTTATGTCGTCCAAAATCTTCAGGTGTTTAATTTACAG GTACAGCCGGTGCGCACCAAGTATGCCGACTGGAAGATGATACGAGACTTGAAGCGCCGCCGGACGGTGAAGCAGTACGCCGTCGAGAAACTGCGCGTCAACTCGTTGCGTAAGAACGACGTTCTGCCGTACGAGATACGG GAGCTGGCGTCCCAGGACATCGCCGCGATGCCACTCAACGCGCACCTGACGCGCACGCACAAGCGGTGCGCGGTGACGTCGCGCGCCAGAGGGCTGGTGCACCGCTGGAGGCTCAGCCGCATCGTGTGGCGCCACCTCGCCGACTACAACAAGCTGTCGGGCGTGCAGCGCGCCATGTGGTAG
- the LOC134532151 gene encoding nuclear speckle splicing regulatory protein 1 encodes MLRGGSACEAGIAMSGGKAYGLVVPKKGALQPRHSVFGDDSSDEAGARDGAERRAPVRKAKLDPELDGELLSYDDYHDTLERERAERAQARREGAQARYIPLLLQQAERRRKEAERRTERLVQKEREAEGEQFRDKETFVTASYRRKVEEFATMDADERRRDRLEELGDVTKQRDLGAFYGALYKQTVGVGDAAPSEPEPGDQDPAAAADSLAKKSRHYRKRKSSSSDEHGNDDLGEGKAVPARAVRERDVSEGRRRSNEHGRSSSGRKKPRDADEQKVEEGVGNSLDVNRAYGGGKPNAREKNVESGSEEGEIREEGEKRIADGAEGVAKVEAPGTESTELAEDVVAKPVEKVNIWEKHTVGEVLEAAVQRYWQRKAAREAGRAAAK; translated from the coding sequence ATGCTTCGCGGAGGAAGTGCTTGTGAAGCTGGTATCGCGATGTCCGGCGGCAAGGCGTACGGCCTGGTGGTGCCGAAGAAAGGGGCGCTGCAGCCGCGCCACTCGGTGTTCGGGGACGACAGCTCGGACGAGGCGGGGGCCCGGGACGGGGCGGAGCGCCGCGCCCCCGTGCGCAAGGCCAAGCTGGACCCCGAGCTGGACGGCGAGCTGTTGAGCTACGACGACTACCACGACACGCTGGAGCGCGAGCGGGCCGAGCGCGCCCAGGCGCGGCGCGAGGGGGCGCAGGCCCGCTACATCCCGCTGCTGCTGCAGCAGGCGGAGCGGCGCCGGAAGGAGGCGGAGCGCCGCACCGAGCGCCTGGTGCAGAAGGAGCGCGAGGCGGAGGGCGAGCAGTTCCGCGACAAGGAGACCTTCGTGACCGCCTCGTACCGCCGCAAGGTGGAGGAGTTCGCCACGATGGATGCCGACGAGCGGCGGCGGGACCGGCTGGAGGAGCTGGGGGACGTGACCAAGCAGCGGGACTTGGGTGCCTTCTACGGAGCCCTCTACAAGCAGACTGTGGGGGTGGGGGACGCCGCCCCCTCGGAGCCCGAGCCGGGTGACCAGGATCCCGCGGCCGCGGCCGATTCGCTCGCCAAAAAGTCGCGGCACTACCGCAAGAGAAAGAGCTCGTCGAGCGATGAGCACGGCAACGACGACCTCGGCGAGGGTAAAGCCGTTCCCGCACGGGCGGTGAGGGAGAGGGACGTATCGGAGGGGAGGCGGAGAAGCAACGAACACGGCCGGTCTTCCTCTGGACGAAAGAAGCCACGTGACGCAGACGAGCAGAAGGTAGAGGAAGGCGTGGGGAACTCTCTGGACGTGAACCGCGCGTACGGAGGAGGCAAACCAAATGCACGGGAGAAAAACGTGGAGTCGGGCTCCGAGGAGGGTGAAATCAGGGAGGAGGGTGAGAAGAGAATCGCAGACGGTGCTGAAGGTGTGGCTAAGGTGGAAGCGCCGGGTACTGAGAGCACGGAACTGGCGGAGGACGTTGTTGCAAAGCCGGTGGAGAAAGTCAACATCTGGGAGAAGCACACGGTAGGGGAGGTGTTGGAggcggcggtgcagcggtattgGCAGCGCAAAGCCGCCCGAGAAGCTGGGAGGGCAGCAGCCAAGTAG